One Miscanthus floridulus cultivar M001 unplaced genomic scaffold, ASM1932011v1 os_1964, whole genome shotgun sequence genomic region harbors:
- the LOC136534472 gene encoding chitinase 2-like, whose amino-acid sequence MASLNLLIAAAALVVVAASTAATAAAASWAPPSSPRPLFREYIGAEGQNVTFADVPVHPGVDFHFILSFAIDYAAADAANASAAPPVPTDGRFAVFWDEAHLTPAAVSALKCPSCSPNTRVALSLGGDTVFGYNATFSASSVDAWVDNAVSSLTAILTRYGIDGVDIDYEHFGERETPEVFAECVGRLVRALKSAGVISVASIAPFANPDVQAHYGELWRRYGRDFDYVNFQFYAYPSNTTVPEFLGYYYEQSGRYAGAGGGGKVLVSFGTDPASNGLRPGKGFFRACRELRRQGRLHGIFVWAADNSVADGFRYERLAQRFLAGAAPGFP is encoded by the coding sequence ATGGCTTCTCTCAACCTGTTGATCGCTGCTGCGGCGCTCGTTGTCGTCGCGGCCTCCAcggcagcaacggcggcggcggcgagctgggCACCACCGTCGTCGCCGCGCCCTCTGTTCCGTGAGTACATCGGCGCGGAGGGCCAGAACGTGACGTTCGCGGACGTGCCGGTGCACCCGGGCGTGgacttccacttcatcctctccTTCGCCATCGActacgccgccgccgacgccgccaaCGCCTCCGCGGCGCCCCCCGTGCCCACCGACGGCCGCTTCGCCGTCTTCTGGGACGAGGCGCACCTCACCCCGGCCGCCGTGTCCGCCCTCAAGTGCCCCTCCTGCTCCCCCAATACCCGCGTCGCGCTCAGCCTCGGCGGCGACACCGTGTTCGGCTACAACGCCACGTTCAGCGCGTCCTCGGTGGACGCCTGGGTGGACAACGCCGTCTCCTCCCTCACGGCCATCCTCACCCGGTACGGCATCGACGGCGTCGACATCGACTACGAGCACTTCGGGGAGCGCGAGACGCCGGAGGTCTTCGCGGAGTGCGTCGGCCGCCTCGTGCGCGCGCTCAAGTCCGCCGGCGTCATCTCCGTCGCGTCCATCGCGCCCTTCGCCAACCCGGACGTGCAGGCGCACTACGGCGAGCTGTGGCGCCGCTACGGCCGCGActtcgactacgtcaacttccagTTCTACGCGTACCCGTCCAACACCACGGTGCCGGAGTTCCTGGGCTACTACTACGAGCAGAGCGGCCGgtacgccggcgccggcggcggggggAAAGTGCTCGTCAGTTTCGGGACCGACCCGGCCAGCAACGGGCTGCGGCCCGGGAAGGGGTTCTTCAGGGCGTGCCGGGAGCTGCGCCGCCAGGGGAGGCTGCACGGCATCTTCGTCTGGGCCGCGGACAACTCCGTCGCCGACGGGTTCCGCTACGAGCGCCTAGCGCAGAGGTTCCTCGCCGGCGCCGCCCCGGGTTTCCCGTGA